In the genome of Gemmatimonadota bacterium, the window ACGACGCGCCGTAGCCGTCGCTACGGCAAGGAGTTCCAACGCCGCATCCGCGGGATGCAGCGCGGGCCGAATGCCTACGGGACTTCTGCAACGGTACACCAGATGACCCGACGCGACGCGGCGCAGTCTACGGCTGCTGTTCGGGCTCCGCAAGCGAGCCCCGACCGCACGCCGTCACGGTATTCGTACACGTCGCGTGGGGGCTTCGTGCCCACCCGCACAGCGCTTGGGCCGGCCCCGGGGCGTCAGCGCCCACGGGCGCCGTGGACTAGAGCAGGGAGAGAGGGTCCCGGTCCAGGCTCACCCGCGGTTCGCCGCCGCCGACCCGATCGGCGAAAGCGGTCAGGGCCCAGCGGCACGCGGCGCCGAGGGGGCCCGCTCGCGAGCTGCGCAGCAGCACGTGCCACCGCCAGCGGTCCCGGATGCGATCGACGGGGCACGGAGCCGGCCCCAGGACCTCCACCGCTCCCGCGCCGATCCCGGGCAGAGAGGCGGTCATGCGGTCGGCGATCTCGGCGCTCAATTCCTGGACCGCGGCCTCGCGTGTTCCGGCCACGACGATGTTGGCGAGTCGCCCGTGCGGCGGGTACCCGGGACCGCTCCTCTCTTCGAGCTCGCGCTCCACGAAGCCATGATAGTCGTGCCGCAGCGCCGCCGTGATGGCGTAGTGGTCCGGGTGCGATGTCTGGATCATCACCTCGCCCCCCGCGGGGCCCCTGCCGGCTCGGCCGGCGACCTGCGTGAGGAGCTGGAAGGTTCTTTCCGCGGCGCGGAAGTCCGGCAGGTTCATGCCCACGTCCGCGTCCACCACGCCCACGAAGGTGACGCCGGGGAAATCCAGTCCCTTGGCAATCATCTGCGTTCCCAGCAGGATGTCCACCTCGCCGCGCCGCACCCGGTCCAGTATGCGGTGGTGGGACCACTTCTCGCCCGTCGTGTCGACGTCCATGCGCGCGACGCGGGCGTCCGGAAAGGCTTCGTAGACGGCGCGTTCCACCTGCTCGGTCCCGTAACCCCGGTACGCGACCGCGGGGGCGCCGCACTCCCCACAGTCCCTGGGCGGCTGGCGTGTGTAGGCGCAGTAATGGCAGATCAGACTACTCCTGCCGCGATGGTAGGTGAGCGAGACGTTGCAATGCGGACAGTGCAACACGGCGCCGCAACTCGAGCACCTGATGAAGGTCGCGTATCCGCGTCGGTTGAGCAGCAGGATGGACTGCTCGCCGCGGTCCACCCGGGCGCGCACGGCGGCCGCGAACGCGGGCGAAAGCAGCCGCGCACGCTCGTGGGCCAGTGCGGGGGCGCGGCCCGTGCTGGGGCCGGCCCCTGGCGCGGGACTCGGCGCCCGCATGTCCACCACGCTGACCGGCGGCAGCGGCCGGTCGTAGACGCGCCTGGGCAGCTCCAACAGCCGAAACTTCCCCACGGCGGCGTTGTGCCAACTCTCCAGCGATGGCGTGGCGCTGCCCAGCACGCACGCGGCTCCCGCGGCGCGGGCGCGCATGATCGCCACCTCGCGCGCGTGGTAGCGCGGCGTCTCGGACTGTTTGTACGTACCCTCGTGCTCTTCGTCGACGACGATCGCGCCCAGGTTCTGGACCGGCGCGAACACCGCCGAGCGGGCGCCGACCGCGATGCGCTTGGTACCCGATCGAAGCGCGCGCCACGCGTCGTATCGCTCGCCGTCGCTGAGCGCGCTGTGCAGCACCGCGACTCGATCCCCAAACACGGCCCGGAAGCGGGCGACCGTCTGCGGCGTGAGCGCTATCTCGGGGACGAGCACGATCGCGCCCTTGCCGTGCTCGTCGACCACGTGCCGCAGGAGCTCCAGGTATACCAGCGTCTTGCCGGAGCCCGTGACCCCGTGCAGGAGGAACGGCCGCCATTCAGCCGGGCCAGCGCGGTCGAACGCCTCACGCAGGGCGGCGATCGCGCCGGCCTGGGCATGGGTTGGGCTGTGTACCGGCGCCGGTTCCGAAGCGTGATCCTTGAATGGATCGCGCAGCACGGGCTCGTTGCGTATCGCCACGAGCCCGCGGGACACGAGCCCGGCGATTACGGAATCCGAATAGCCGGCCTCCCTGATCGCGCGCACCTCGACGTCCGCGCCGGTCGCCTCCAGCCACTCGAAGAGCTGGCGTTGCCTCTGCGCGCGCCCGAAAAGCTCCTCACGCCGCATGAGCCCGGGCGTGTCGCCCACGAGCGACAATACCCTGCGCGAGCGCGGCGTTGGATCGGGGCGGGTCGACGACCCCAACGCCGCGGGCAGCGCCGCGCGGATCACCTGGCCCAGGGAGGCCAGGTAGTAGTCCGCGATCCAGCGGGCCAACGCCAGCAGGTCCGGGGGCAGGCTCGGGTCCGCGTCCAGCACCTCGCCGACGACACGGACACGGGCCGGAGCAGCCCGCGCCGGATCGAGAGGGCCGGCGACCCATCCGATCAGCCGCCGCCGTCCGAACGGGACGAGCACGCGCGTGCCCGGGGCCAGGGCCTCGGAGCTTTCGTAAACGAAGGTCTGCGGAACGGGAACCGGGAGGGCGACCTCGATCAGGATGCGGCCCT includes:
- the priA gene encoding primosomal protein N', which translates into the protein MARSRQAGAGAAEGRILIEVALPVPVPQTFVYESSEALAPGTRVLVPFGRRRLIGWVAGPLDPARAAPARVRVVGEVLDADPSLPPDLLALARWIADYYLASLGQVIRAALPAALGSSTRPDPTPRSRRVLSLVGDTPGLMRREELFGRAQRQRQLFEWLEATGADVEVRAIREAGYSDSVIAGLVSRGLVAIRNEPVLRDPFKDHASEPAPVHSPTHAQAGAIAALREAFDRAGPAEWRPFLLHGVTGSGKTLVYLELLRHVVDEHGKGAIVLVPEIALTPQTVARFRAVFGDRVAVLHSALSDGERYDAWRALRSGTKRIAVGARSAVFAPVQNLGAIVVDEEHEGTYKQSETPRYHAREVAIMRARAAGAACVLGSATPSLESWHNAAVGKFRLLELPRRVYDRPLPPVSVVDMRAPSPAPGAGPSTGRAPALAHERARLLSPAFAAAVRARVDRGEQSILLLNRRGYATFIRCSSCGAVLHCPHCNVSLTYHRGRSSLICHYCAYTRQPPRDCGECGAPAVAYRGYGTEQVERAVYEAFPDARVARMDVDTTGEKWSHHRILDRVRRGEVDILLGTQMIAKGLDFPGVTFVGVVDADVGMNLPDFRAAERTFQLLTQVAGRAGRGPAGGEVMIQTSHPDHYAITAALRHDYHGFVERELEERSGPGYPPHGRLANIVVAGTREAAVQELSAEIADRMTASLPGIGAGAVEVLGPAPCPVDRIRDRWRWHVLLRSSRAGPLGAACRWALTAFADRVGGGEPRVSLDRDPLSLL